One Vicugna pacos chromosome X, VicPac4, whole genome shotgun sequence DNA window includes the following coding sequences:
- the WAS gene encoding actin nucleation-promoting factor WAS isoform X2: MDHENQRLFEMLGRKCWTLATAVVQLYLALPPGADHWTKKHCGAVCFVKDNPQKSYFIRLYGLQAGGLLWEQELYSQLVYSTPTPFFHTFAGDDCQAGLNFADEGEAQAFRALVQEKIQKRNQRHSGERRQLPTPPAPANEERRGGLPPLPPHPGGDQESPAAGSLSLGLAAVDIQNPDITNSRYRGLPTVPGPPPGDKKRSGKKKISKADIGAPSGFKHVSHVGWDPQNGYDVNNLDPDLRNLFSRAGISEAQLTDAETSKFIYEFIENQGGLEAVRKEMRRQDPLPPPPPPSRGGNQHLRPPIGGGNKGRCGPLPPVPSGGAPPPPTPRGPPPPGRGGPPPPPPPATGRSAPLPPPPAGAGGLLLPPPPPPPPPPPSSGDGSVPPPPPPALAFVGGPAPGGGRGALLDQIRQGIQLNKTPGAPESSALQPPPQSSEGLVGALMHVMQKRSRAIHSSDEGEDQAGDDDDDDEWDD; this comes from the exons atg GACCACGAGAACCAGCGACTCTTTGAGATGCTCGGACGGAAATGCTGG ACGCTGGCCACCGCCGTTGTTCAGCTCTATCTGGCGCTGCCCCCTGGAGCCGATCACTGGACCAAAAAACATTGTGGAGCTGTGTGTTTTGTGAAGGATAACCCTCAGAAGTCCTACTTCATCCGCCTTTACGGCCTTCAG gCTGGCGGGCTGCTCTGGGAACAGGAGCTGTACTCACAGCTGGTTTACTCCACTCCCACCCCCTTCTTCCACACCTTCGCCGGAGAT GACTGCCAAGCAGGGCTGAACTTTGCAGACGAGGGCGAGGCCCAGGCCTTCCGGGCCCTGGTGCAGGAGAAGATCCAAAAAAGGAATCAGAGGCACAGTGGAG AAAGGCGCCAGCTCCCCACTCCACCAGCACCAGCCAATGAAG agagaagaggagggctcccgcccctgcccccgcaccCAGGTGGAGACCAAGAGA gcccagcagccggCTCACTGTCCCTGGGGCTGGCGGCAGTGGACATCCAGAACCCAGACATCACAAACTCACGATACCGTGGGCTCCCAACAGTACCTGGGCCTCCTCCAGGTGATAAGAAACgctcagggaagaaaaagatCAGCAAAGCTGATATCGGTGCACCCAGTGGATTCAA ACATGTCAGCCACGTGGGGTGGGACCCTCAGAATGGATATGAC GTGAACAACCTGGACCCGGATCTGCGGAACCTGTTCTCCAGGGCAGGAATCAGTGAGGCCCAACTCACCGACGCTGAGACTTCCAAGTTTATCTATGAGTTCATCGAGAACCAGGGCGGGCTGGAAGCTGTACGGAAGGAGATGAGGCGCCAAG ATCCACTTCCACCACCCCCGCCGCCATCCCGAGGAGGGAACCAGCACCTCCGGCCCCCTATTGGTGGGGGTAACAAGGGTCGCTGTGGCCCACTACCCCCTGTACCTTCAGGAGGTGCTCCGCCCCCACCAACTCCCcggggacccccacccccaggccgaGGGGGCCCTCCGCCACCACCCCCTCCAGCCACTGGACGCTCtgcacccctgccccctccacctgCTGGAGCTGGGGGCCTGCTCCTGCCTccgccaccaccgccaccaccaccaccacctagcTCTGGGGACGGGTcagtccctcctccaccccctcctgCTCTGGCGTTTGTTGGAGGCCCAGCCCCTGGTGGAGGTCGGGGGGCGCTTTTGGATCAAATCCGGCAGGGAATTCAGCTGAACAAG ACCCCTGGGGCCCCGGAGAGCTCAGCACTGCAGCCGCCACCTCAGAGCTCCGAGGGGCTGGTGGGGGCCCTGATGCACGTGATGCAGAAGAGAAGCAGAGCCATCCACTCCTCAG acGAAGGGGAGGACCAGGCCggcgatgatgatgatgatgatgaatggGACGACTGA
- the WAS gene encoding actin nucleation-promoting factor WAS isoform X1 — translation MSGGPAGGRPGGRGGPTVQQNIPSALLQDHENQRLFEMLGRKCWTLATAVVQLYLALPPGADHWTKKHCGAVCFVKDNPQKSYFIRLYGLQAGGLLWEQELYSQLVYSTPTPFFHTFAGDDCQAGLNFADEGEAQAFRALVQEKIQKRNQRHSGERRQLPTPPAPANEERRGGLPPLPPHPGGDQESPAAGSLSLGLAAVDIQNPDITNSRYRGLPTVPGPPPGDKKRSGKKKISKADIGAPSGFKHVSHVGWDPQNGYDVNNLDPDLRNLFSRAGISEAQLTDAETSKFIYEFIENQGGLEAVRKEMRRQDPLPPPPPPSRGGNQHLRPPIGGGNKGRCGPLPPVPSGGAPPPPTPRGPPPPGRGGPPPPPPPATGRSAPLPPPPAGAGGLLLPPPPPPPPPPPSSGDGSVPPPPPPALAFVGGPAPGGGRGALLDQIRQGIQLNKTPGAPESSALQPPPQSSEGLVGALMHVMQKRSRAIHSSDEGEDQAGDDDDDDEWDD, via the exons ATGAGCGGGGGCCCTGCGGGAGGCAGGCCTGGGGGCCGCGGAGGCCCAACAGTTCAACAGAACATACCCTCCGCCCTCCTCCAGGACCACGAGAACCAGCGACTCTTTGAGATGCTCGGACGGAAATGCTGG ACGCTGGCCACCGCCGTTGTTCAGCTCTATCTGGCGCTGCCCCCTGGAGCCGATCACTGGACCAAAAAACATTGTGGAGCTGTGTGTTTTGTGAAGGATAACCCTCAGAAGTCCTACTTCATCCGCCTTTACGGCCTTCAG gCTGGCGGGCTGCTCTGGGAACAGGAGCTGTACTCACAGCTGGTTTACTCCACTCCCACCCCCTTCTTCCACACCTTCGCCGGAGAT GACTGCCAAGCAGGGCTGAACTTTGCAGACGAGGGCGAGGCCCAGGCCTTCCGGGCCCTGGTGCAGGAGAAGATCCAAAAAAGGAATCAGAGGCACAGTGGAG AAAGGCGCCAGCTCCCCACTCCACCAGCACCAGCCAATGAAG agagaagaggagggctcccgcccctgcccccgcaccCAGGTGGAGACCAAGAGA gcccagcagccggCTCACTGTCCCTGGGGCTGGCGGCAGTGGACATCCAGAACCCAGACATCACAAACTCACGATACCGTGGGCTCCCAACAGTACCTGGGCCTCCTCCAGGTGATAAGAAACgctcagggaagaaaaagatCAGCAAAGCTGATATCGGTGCACCCAGTGGATTCAA ACATGTCAGCCACGTGGGGTGGGACCCTCAGAATGGATATGAC GTGAACAACCTGGACCCGGATCTGCGGAACCTGTTCTCCAGGGCAGGAATCAGTGAGGCCCAACTCACCGACGCTGAGACTTCCAAGTTTATCTATGAGTTCATCGAGAACCAGGGCGGGCTGGAAGCTGTACGGAAGGAGATGAGGCGCCAAG ATCCACTTCCACCACCCCCGCCGCCATCCCGAGGAGGGAACCAGCACCTCCGGCCCCCTATTGGTGGGGGTAACAAGGGTCGCTGTGGCCCACTACCCCCTGTACCTTCAGGAGGTGCTCCGCCCCCACCAACTCCCcggggacccccacccccaggccgaGGGGGCCCTCCGCCACCACCCCCTCCAGCCACTGGACGCTCtgcacccctgccccctccacctgCTGGAGCTGGGGGCCTGCTCCTGCCTccgccaccaccgccaccaccaccaccacctagcTCTGGGGACGGGTcagtccctcctccaccccctcctgCTCTGGCGTTTGTTGGAGGCCCAGCCCCTGGTGGAGGTCGGGGGGCGCTTTTGGATCAAATCCGGCAGGGAATTCAGCTGAACAAG ACCCCTGGGGCCCCGGAGAGCTCAGCACTGCAGCCGCCACCTCAGAGCTCCGAGGGGCTGGTGGGGGCCCTGATGCACGTGATGCAGAAGAGAAGCAGAGCCATCCACTCCTCAG acGAAGGGGAGGACCAGGCCggcgatgatgatgatgatgatgaatggGACGACTGA
- the WAS gene encoding actin nucleation-promoting factor WAS isoform X3, whose amino-acid sequence MLGRKCWTLATAVVQLYLALPPGADHWTKKHCGAVCFVKDNPQKSYFIRLYGLQAGGLLWEQELYSQLVYSTPTPFFHTFAGDDCQAGLNFADEGEAQAFRALVQEKIQKRNQRHSGERRQLPTPPAPANEERRGGLPPLPPHPGGDQESPAAGSLSLGLAAVDIQNPDITNSRYRGLPTVPGPPPGDKKRSGKKKISKADIGAPSGFKHVSHVGWDPQNGYDVNNLDPDLRNLFSRAGISEAQLTDAETSKFIYEFIENQGGLEAVRKEMRRQDPLPPPPPPSRGGNQHLRPPIGGGNKGRCGPLPPVPSGGAPPPPTPRGPPPPGRGGPPPPPPPATGRSAPLPPPPAGAGGLLLPPPPPPPPPPPSSGDGSVPPPPPPALAFVGGPAPGGGRGALLDQIRQGIQLNKTPGAPESSALQPPPQSSEGLVGALMHVMQKRSRAIHSSDEGEDQAGDDDDDDEWDD is encoded by the exons ATGCTCGGACGGAAATGCTGG ACGCTGGCCACCGCCGTTGTTCAGCTCTATCTGGCGCTGCCCCCTGGAGCCGATCACTGGACCAAAAAACATTGTGGAGCTGTGTGTTTTGTGAAGGATAACCCTCAGAAGTCCTACTTCATCCGCCTTTACGGCCTTCAG gCTGGCGGGCTGCTCTGGGAACAGGAGCTGTACTCACAGCTGGTTTACTCCACTCCCACCCCCTTCTTCCACACCTTCGCCGGAGAT GACTGCCAAGCAGGGCTGAACTTTGCAGACGAGGGCGAGGCCCAGGCCTTCCGGGCCCTGGTGCAGGAGAAGATCCAAAAAAGGAATCAGAGGCACAGTGGAG AAAGGCGCCAGCTCCCCACTCCACCAGCACCAGCCAATGAAG agagaagaggagggctcccgcccctgcccccgcaccCAGGTGGAGACCAAGAGA gcccagcagccggCTCACTGTCCCTGGGGCTGGCGGCAGTGGACATCCAGAACCCAGACATCACAAACTCACGATACCGTGGGCTCCCAACAGTACCTGGGCCTCCTCCAGGTGATAAGAAACgctcagggaagaaaaagatCAGCAAAGCTGATATCGGTGCACCCAGTGGATTCAA ACATGTCAGCCACGTGGGGTGGGACCCTCAGAATGGATATGAC GTGAACAACCTGGACCCGGATCTGCGGAACCTGTTCTCCAGGGCAGGAATCAGTGAGGCCCAACTCACCGACGCTGAGACTTCCAAGTTTATCTATGAGTTCATCGAGAACCAGGGCGGGCTGGAAGCTGTACGGAAGGAGATGAGGCGCCAAG ATCCACTTCCACCACCCCCGCCGCCATCCCGAGGAGGGAACCAGCACCTCCGGCCCCCTATTGGTGGGGGTAACAAGGGTCGCTGTGGCCCACTACCCCCTGTACCTTCAGGAGGTGCTCCGCCCCCACCAACTCCCcggggacccccacccccaggccgaGGGGGCCCTCCGCCACCACCCCCTCCAGCCACTGGACGCTCtgcacccctgccccctccacctgCTGGAGCTGGGGGCCTGCTCCTGCCTccgccaccaccgccaccaccaccaccacctagcTCTGGGGACGGGTcagtccctcctccaccccctcctgCTCTGGCGTTTGTTGGAGGCCCAGCCCCTGGTGGAGGTCGGGGGGCGCTTTTGGATCAAATCCGGCAGGGAATTCAGCTGAACAAG ACCCCTGGGGCCCCGGAGAGCTCAGCACTGCAGCCGCCACCTCAGAGCTCCGAGGGGCTGGTGGGGGCCCTGATGCACGTGATGCAGAAGAGAAGCAGAGCCATCCACTCCTCAG acGAAGGGGAGGACCAGGCCggcgatgatgatgatgatgatgaatggGACGACTGA